In a genomic window of Ranitomeya imitator isolate aRanImi1 chromosome 5, aRanImi1.pri, whole genome shotgun sequence:
- the LOC138637956 gene encoding uncharacterized protein, giving the protein MDVHPHPIAAALSERSSNPSSICTAHVRKRNLSPKDKCSTACKKPLPPVCKKPLPPACKKPLPPACKKPLPPACKKPLPPACKKLLPPACKKPLPPACKKPLPPACKKPLPPACKRPLPPVCKKPLPPVCKKPLPPACKKPLPPACKKPLPPVCKKPLPPACKKPLPPACKKPLPPVCKKPLPPACKKPLPPACKKPLPPACKKPLPPVCKKPLPPACKKPLPPACKKPLPPACKKPLPPACKKPLPPACKKPLPPACKKPLPPACKKPLPPVCKKPLPPACKKPLPLDCKKSCLLSLYHLPPISITLTCD; this is encoded by the exons ATGGATGTACACCCGCACCCTATCGCAgcagcgctcagc GAACGCAGCTCCAACCCtagcagtatatgtacggcgcatgtAAGGAAGAGGAATCTGTCACCCAAGGACAAGTGTAGCACTGCCTGCAAGAAACCACTGCCTCCTGTCTGCAAGAAACCGCTGCCTCCTGCCTGTAAGAAACCACTGCCTCCTGCCTGCAAGAAACCACTGCCTCCTGCCTGTAAGAAACCGCTGCCTCCTGCCTGCAAGAAACTACTGCCTCCTGCCTGTAAGAAACCGCTGCCTCCTGCCTGCAAGAAACCGCTGCCTCCTGCCTGCAAGAAACCGCTGCCTCCTGCCTGCAAGAGACCGCTGCCTCCTGTCTGCAAGAAACCGCTGCCTCCTGTCTGCAAGAAACCGCTGCCTCCTGCCTGCAAGAAACCGCTGCCTCCTGCCTGCAAGAAACCGCTGCCTCCTGTCTGCAAGAAACCGCTGCCTCCTGCCTGCAAGAAACCGCTGCCTCCTGCCTGTAAGAAACCGCTGCCTCCTGTCTGCAAGAAACCGCTGCCTCCTGCCTGCAAGAAACCGCTGCCTCCTGCCTGTAAGAAACCGCTGCCTCCTGCCTGCAAGAAACCGCTGCCTCCTGTCTGCAAGAAACCGCTGCCTCCTGCCTGTAAGAAACCGCTGCCTCCTGCCTGCAAGAAACCGCTGCCTCCTGCCTGTAAGAAACCGCTGCCTCCTGCCTGCAAGAAACCGCTGCCTCCTGCCTGCAAGAAACCGCTGCCTCCTGCCTGTAAGAAACCGCTGCCTCCTGCCTGCAAGAAACCGCTGCCTCCTGTCTGCAAGAAACCACTGCCTCCTGCCTGCAAGAAACCGCTGCCTCTTGACTGCAAAAAAAGCTGCCTCCTGTCATTATATCACCTCCCTCCTATCAGCATCACACTGACCTGCGACTAG